A part of Gossypium hirsutum isolate 1008001.06 chromosome A07, Gossypium_hirsutum_v2.1, whole genome shotgun sequence genomic DNA contains:
- the LOC107905598 gene encoding heavy metal-associated isoprenylated plant protein 16: MKQTMVVKVTMSDEKSRSKALKVVVGFSGVESASLKGDDKSQIEVTGDGVDAVQLTSRLRKSVGHAELVSVSAVGGEKKEEAKEPPAAYVWPYNQPLYVYQELPYAHQQDPCSIM, translated from the exons ATGAAG CAAACGATGGTAGTGAAGGTGACTATGAGCGACGAGAAATCCCGCTCCAAGGCCTTGAAGGTAGTAGTCGGTTTCTCAG GGGTGGAGTCAGCTTCATTGAAAGGAGATGACAAGAGCCAAATAGAGGTAACAGGAGATGGGGTGGACGCAGTTCAGCTAACAAGTCGGCTAAGGAAGAGCGTGGGGCATGCGGAGCTAGTGAGCGTTAGTGCTGTCGGCGGTGAAAAGAAGGAAGAGGCCAAGGAGCCCCCCGCCGCCTATGTATGGCCTTATAATCAGCCTTTATATGTGTATCAAGAGTTGCCATATGCTCATCAACAAGACCCTTGCTCCATCATGTGA